A single region of the Streptococcus macedonicus ACA-DC 198 genome encodes:
- the gpmB gene encoding Phosphoglycerate mutase family, translating into MVKTRLYIARHGKTMFNTIGRAQGWSDTPLTVDGERGIQELGLGLKDAGIVFKEAFSSDSGRTLQTMEIILRECQQENIPYTRDKRIREWCFGSLDGAYDGELFNGVLPRVFDKDITKLSYQELAAGIYQVDTAGWAETWEVLSSRILEGFTAIAEKIETLGGGNAIVVSHGMTIGTFLWLIDHATPRSLGLDNGSISVVSFENGKFTIESIGDVSYRLRGRQILEERKNEKKA; encoded by the coding sequence ATGGTTAAAACAAGATTGTATATTGCTCGTCATGGAAAAACGATGTTCAATACGATTGGTCGTGCTCAAGGTTGGAGTGATACTCCTTTAACTGTTGATGGTGAGCGTGGGATTCAAGAGCTTGGTTTAGGGTTGAAAGATGCAGGAATTGTTTTTAAAGAGGCGTTTTCGAGCGATAGTGGACGTACTTTACAGACAATGGAGATTATTTTACGTGAATGTCAACAGGAAAATATTCCATATACTCGTGATAAACGTATTCGCGAATGGTGTTTTGGTAGCCTAGATGGCGCATACGATGGCGAGCTCTTTAATGGTGTGTTGCCACGTGTATTTGATAAGGATATAACTAAGTTGTCTTATCAAGAATTGGCGGCAGGTATTTATCAAGTCGATACAGCTGGTTGGGCTGAGACTTGGGAAGTTTTGAGTAGCCGTATTTTAGAGGGATTTACTGCTATTGCTGAGAAAATCGAGACTTTGGGTGGTGGAAATGCTATTGTTGTTAGCCATGGGATGACTATTGGAACGTTTTTGTGGTTAATTGACCACGCAACGCCAAGAAGTTTGGGGTTGGACAATGGTAGTATTTCCGTTGTTAGTTTTGAAAATGGAAAATTTACAATAGAGTCTATCGGCGATGTTAGTTATCGTTTACGTGGTAGGCAAATATTAGAAGAAAGAAAAAATGAGAAAAAAGCGTAG
- the vanYB gene encoding D-alanyl-D-alanine carboxypeptidase → MRKKRSLPTLILGLLVIVIFIIGIFVFVQGDKLSLRGNAQKSSTDSSSLVSSKSSTSSTASATDLPDCSSSDWELVLVNRDNITAEMNPDLTQIDNIYVDSRIADNVRNFLAAAQAIDSSEHLISGYRSVAYQEELFNSYVSQEMAANPSLTQEAAEDLVKTYSQPAGASEHQTGLAIDMSTVNSLNESDANVVAQVAAIAPEYGFVLRFPEGKSDSTGVNYEDWHFRYVGVESAKYMTESNLTLEEYVALLKENNR, encoded by the coding sequence ATGAGAAAAAAGCGTAGTTTACCAACTCTTATCCTAGGGTTGTTAGTTATTGTAATTTTTATAATCGGTATTTTTGTTTTTGTCCAAGGTGACAAATTGTCATTGAGAGGAAATGCTCAAAAGTCATCAACGGATAGTTCAAGCTTAGTGAGCTCTAAGTCTTCAACGAGTTCAACAGCTTCAGCGACGGATTTGCCAGATTGTTCATCGAGTGATTGGGAGCTTGTTTTAGTTAATCGTGATAATATTACAGCTGAGATGAATCCTGATTTAACGCAAATTGATAATATCTATGTGGATTCACGTATTGCTGATAATGTTCGAAACTTTTTGGCAGCAGCGCAAGCTATTGATAGCAGTGAACATTTGATTTCTGGCTACCGAAGTGTGGCTTATCAAGAAGAATTATTTAATTCCTATGTGTCACAAGAAATGGCAGCTAATCCAAGCTTAACGCAAGAAGCGGCGGAGGATTTGGTTAAGACGTATTCACAGCCTGCTGGTGCTAGTGAACATCAGACTGGACTTGCTATTGATATGAGTACGGTAAATTCTTTGAATGAGAGTGATGCTAATGTTGTTGCGCAAGTCGCAGCTATTGCTCCTGAATATGGTTTTGTCCTACGTTTTCCTGAAGGTAAGAGTGATTCAACGGGAGTCAATTACGAAGATTGGCATTTCCGCTATGTTGGTGTTGAATCTGCTAAATACATGACAGAAAGCAACTTAACCTTAGAAGAATATGTGGCTTTGTTGAAGGAGAATAATCGATGA
- the acmA gene encoding putative N-acetyl-muramidase → MKSRFSLKQFLTFVFIFFIGILLLCLHHATPSATKKQSVSYTQTEFIEEIAPTIQKVAASYGVRPSIIIAQAVLESNYGTNLLAVKYHNLFAVQAQDGQTAIKLTYKSYFVNEWQTETVRFAVYKSWTAAIYDYFDLLQSGKLSDGAYDILVSNTGYKKPAQSLQDMGFSTDPDYATKLIAIIEENNLTAYDK, encoded by the coding sequence ATGAAATCTCGCTTTTCTCTGAAACAATTTTTGACTTTTGTTTTTATCTTTTTTATTGGAATTCTTTTGCTTTGCTTGCACCATGCAACGCCAAGTGCTACGAAGAAGCAGAGTGTTTCTTATACGCAAACAGAGTTTATTGAAGAAATTGCTCCGACGATTCAAAAAGTAGCAGCGTCATATGGCGTACGTCCTTCGATTATCATTGCCCAAGCTGTTTTGGAATCAAATTATGGGACGAATTTATTGGCAGTAAAATATCATAATTTATTTGCGGTGCAGGCACAGGATGGTCAAACGGCGATAAAATTAACTTATAAGAGTTATTTTGTTAATGAGTGGCAGACTGAGACAGTTCGCTTTGCGGTTTATAAATCTTGGACGGCTGCTATTTATGATTATTTTGATTTATTACAATCTGGCAAATTAAGTGATGGGGCGTATGATATTTTAGTGTCTAATACGGGTTATAAAAAACCAGCACAATCCTTGCAGGATATGGGATTCAGTACAGACCCTGACTATGCTACGAAATTGATTGCTATTATTGAAGAAAACAACTTAACAGCGTATGATAAATAG
- the hrcA gene encoding Heat-inducible transcription repressor HrcA translates to MITRRQSDILNLIVELFTQTHEPVGSKTLQATINSSSATIRNDMAKLEKLGLLKKAHTSSGRMPSAAGFKYFVEHSLSLDSIDGRDIYQVIKAFDFEAFKLDDILQKASQVLADMTGYTSVILDVEPARQKLTAFNIVQLSSHDALAVLTLDESKPATIQFAIPKNFMLEDFITLKEIVDERLLGRTVMDIHYKLRTEIPQILQKYFTVTDNVLDLFDYIFVELFKELVFVAGKVNSLDYANLETYRFLDNDQRVAVALRSSIKKDEIATVQVADSQEAALANVTVLTHKFLIPYRGFGLLSLIGPIDMDYRRSVSLINVIRRVLAMKLGDYYRYLNSNHYEVN, encoded by the coding sequence ATGATTACCCGACGTCAAAGTGATATTTTGAATTTGATTGTCGAATTATTTACACAGACGCATGAACCTGTCGGCTCTAAGACTTTACAGGCAACCATTAACTCGAGTAGTGCAACGATTCGTAACGATATGGCGAAGCTAGAAAAGTTGGGCTTACTTAAAAAGGCTCATACGTCAAGTGGGCGAATGCCAAGTGCTGCTGGTTTTAAGTATTTTGTTGAGCATTCATTGAGTCTTGACAGTATCGATGGACGTGATATTTATCAGGTCATCAAAGCTTTTGATTTTGAAGCTTTTAAACTTGATGATATTCTACAAAAAGCAAGTCAGGTTTTGGCTGATATGACTGGTTACACGTCAGTGATTTTGGATGTCGAGCCAGCTCGTCAAAAACTTACAGCTTTCAATATTGTTCAATTATCGAGTCATGATGCTCTAGCTGTTTTAACCTTGGATGAATCCAAACCGGCAACAATTCAATTTGCCATTCCTAAAAACTTCATGTTGGAAGATTTTATAACTTTGAAAGAAATCGTCGATGAGCGTTTACTTGGACGAACGGTGATGGATATTCATTATAAGTTACGAACAGAGATTCCGCAGATTTTGCAAAAATATTTTACTGTGACAGACAATGTGTTAGATTTGTTCGACTATATTTTCGTAGAATTATTTAAAGAATTGGTTTTTGTAGCTGGTAAGGTTAATTCGCTTGATTATGCTAATCTGGAAACATATCGTTTCTTAGATAATGACCAAAGGGTTGCGGTTGCTCTTCGCTCTTCAATAAAAAAAGATGAAATTGCAACGGTTCAAGTTGCAGATAGTCAAGAAGCAGCGCTAGCTAATGTGACTGTTTTGACACATAAGTTTCTGATTCCTTATCGTGGATTTGGGCTTCTTAGCTTGATTGGTCCGATTGATATGGATTATCGCAGAAGTGTTAGCTTGATAAATGTTATCAGGCGTGTTTTAGCGATGAAACTTGGTGATTATTATCGTTACCTCAATAGTAATCATTACGAGGTTAACTAA
- the grpE gene encoding Heat shock protein GrpE has translation MSEETKNEELQEEVETTDVVTEEKVEEQPQEDAQNEELQKALERAEDFENKYLRAHAEMQNIQRRANEERQQLQKYRSQDLAKAILPSLDNLERALAVEGLTDDVKKGLEMTRDSLIRALNEEGVEEVVVEIFDPNLHMAVQTLPADEEHPADSIAQVLQKGYKLHERLLRPAMVVVYS, from the coding sequence GTGTCAGAAGAAACTAAAAACGAAGAACTTCAAGAAGAAGTTGAAACCACTGATGTTGTGACTGAAGAAAAAGTAGAAGAGCAGCCTCAAGAAGATGCTCAAAATGAAGAATTGCAAAAAGCACTTGAGCGTGCGGAAGATTTTGAAAATAAATACCTTCGTGCTCATGCTGAAATGCAAAACATTCAACGTCGCGCTAATGAAGAACGTCAGCAATTGCAAAAATACCGTTCACAAGATTTAGCCAAAGCAATTTTACCAAGTTTGGATAATTTGGAAAGAGCACTTGCTGTTGAAGGATTGACAGATGATGTGAAAAAAGGTCTTGAAATGACACGTGATAGCTTGATTCGTGCGCTTAACGAAGAAGGTGTTGAAGAAGTGGTTGTCGAAATCTTTGACCCCAACTTACATATGGCAGTTCAAACTCTTCCAGCTGATGAAGAACATCCTGCAGATAGCATTGCTCAAGTGCTTCAAAAGGGTTACAAACTTCATGAACGTCTATTGCGTCCAGCTATGGTTGTTGTTTACAGCTAA
- the dnaK gene encoding Chaperone protein DnaK, translated as MSKIIGIDLGTTNSAVAVLEGTESKIIANPEGNRTTPSVVSFKNGEIIVGDAAKRQAVTNPDTVISIKSKMGTSEKVSVNGKEYTPQEISAMILQYLKGYAEDYLGEKVTKAVITVPAYFNDAQRQATKDAGKIAGLEVERIVNEPTAAALAYGLDKTDKDEKILVFDLGGGTFDVSILELGDGVFDVLATAGDNKLGGDDFDQKIIDWLVADFKNENGIDLSQDKMALQRLKDAAEKAKKDLSSVTQTQISLPFITAGAAGPLHLETSLTRAKFDDLTRDLVERTKTPVRQALSDAGLSISEIDEVILVGGSTRIPAVVEAVKAETGKEPNKSVNPDEVVAMGAAIQGGVITGDVKDVVLLDVTPLSLGIETMGGVFTKLIDRNTTIPTSKSQVFSTAADNQPAVDIHVLQGERPMAADNKTLGRFQLTDIPAAPRGIPQIEVTFDIDKNGIVSVKAKDLGTQKEQHIVIQSNSGLTDEEIEKMMKDAEANAEADAKRKEEVELRNEVDQAIFATEKTIKETEGKGFDKERDAAQSALDELKAAQEANNLEDMKAKLEALNEKAQALAVKLYEQAAAAQQAQAGAEGAQSTDSSNNGDDVVDGEFTEK; from the coding sequence ATGTCTAAAATTATTGGTATTGACTTAGGTACAACAAACTCAGCCGTTGCAGTTCTTGAAGGAACTGAATCAAAAATTATTGCAAATCCAGAAGGTAACCGTACAACTCCTTCAGTTGTTTCATTCAAAAACGGTGAAATCATTGTTGGTGATGCTGCTAAACGTCAAGCAGTAACTAATCCAGATACAGTTATTTCTATCAAATCTAAAATGGGTACTTCTGAAAAAGTATCTGTAAATGGTAAAGAATACACTCCACAAGAAATTTCAGCAATGATTCTTCAATACCTTAAAGGTTATGCTGAAGATTACCTTGGTGAAAAAGTAACAAAAGCTGTTATCACAGTTCCTGCATACTTCAACGATGCTCAACGTCAAGCAACAAAAGATGCTGGTAAAATCGCTGGTCTTGAAGTAGAACGTATCGTTAACGAACCAACTGCAGCCGCTCTTGCATACGGTCTTGATAAAACTGATAAAGATGAAAAAATCTTAGTATTCGACCTTGGTGGTGGTACATTTGATGTTTCTATTCTTGAACTTGGTGACGGTGTCTTTGACGTACTTGCAACAGCAGGTGATAACAAACTTGGTGGTGACGACTTCGACCAAAAAATTATTGATTGGTTAGTTGCTGACTTCAAGAACGAAAATGGCATAGACCTTAGCCAAGATAAAATGGCTCTTCAACGTTTGAAAGATGCTGCTGAAAAAGCTAAAAAAGACCTTTCAAGTGTGACTCAAACACAAATCTCACTTCCATTCATCACTGCTGGAGCTGCTGGACCTCTTCACTTGGAAACAAGCCTTACTCGTGCTAAATTTGATGATTTGACTCGTGACCTTGTTGAACGTACTAAAACTCCAGTTCGTCAAGCTTTATCAGATGCTGGTCTTTCAATCTCTGAAATTGATGAAGTTATCCTTGTTGGTGGTTCAACACGTATTCCTGCCGTTGTCGAAGCTGTTAAAGCTGAAACTGGTAAAGAACCAAATAAATCTGTTAACCCTGACGAAGTAGTTGCCATGGGTGCCGCTATCCAAGGTGGTGTTATCACTGGTGATGTTAAAGACGTCGTTCTTCTTGACGTTACTCCATTGTCACTTGGTATCGAAACTATGGGTGGTGTATTTACAAAACTTATTGATCGTAACACAACTATCCCAACATCTAAATCACAAGTGTTCTCAACAGCTGCTGATAACCAACCAGCCGTAGATATCCACGTTCTTCAAGGTGAACGTCCAATGGCTGCTGATAACAAAACTCTTGGTCGTTTCCAATTGACTGATATTCCAGCTGCACCTCGTGGCATTCCTCAAATCGAAGTAACATTTGATATTGACAAAAACGGTATCGTATCTGTTAAAGCTAAAGATCTTGGTACTCAAAAAGAACAACACATCGTTATTCAATCTAACTCTGGTTTGACTGATGAAGAAATTGAAAAAATGATGAAAGATGCAGAAGCTAACGCAGAAGCTGATGCTAAACGTAAAGAAGAAGTTGAACTTCGTAACGAAGTTGATCAAGCTATCTTTGCAACAGAAAAAACAATCAAAGAAACTGAAGGCAAAGGCTTTGATAAAGAACGTGATGCTGCTCAATCTGCTCTTGATGAATTGAAAGCTGCTCAAGAAGCTAACAATCTTGAAGATATGAAAGCTAAACTTGAAGCTCTTAACGAAAAAGCTCAAGCTCTTGCTGTGAAATTGTACGAACAAGCTGCAGCTGCACAACAAGCCCAAGCAGGTGCTGAAGGTGCACAATCAACTGATTCATCAAATAATGGTGATGATGTTGTTGACGGTGAGTTTACTGAAAAATAA
- the dnaJ gene encoding Chaperone protein DnaJ, producing the protein MNNTEFYDRLGVSKDASQDEIKKAYRKMSKKYHPDINKAPGAEEKYKEIQEAYETLGDEQKRAAYDQYGAAGANGGFGGGFGGGSGGFGGFDGGAGFGGFEDILSSFFGGGGGMRNPNAPRQGDDLQYRVNLSFEEAVFGVEKEVVYNRESTCSTCSGTGAKPGTSPVTCSRCHGSGVINVDTQTPLGMMRHQVTCDVCHGTGKEIKDPCPTCHGTGHEKKTHKVSVKIPAGVETGQQIRLKGQGEAGFNGGPYGDLFVIINVLPSKQFERNGSTIYYNMNISFVQAALGDTVKVPTVHGDVEMTIPAGTQTGKTFRLKGKGAPKLSGGGQGDQHVTVNIVTPTKLNDAQVEALKNFAAAGGDKVVNPKKKGFFNKMKDAFDGE; encoded by the coding sequence ATGAATAATACAGAATTTTACGATCGTTTGGGTGTTTCTAAAGACGCTTCGCAAGATGAGATTAAAAAAGCTTATCGAAAAATGTCGAAGAAGTACCACCCAGATATTAACAAAGCACCTGGTGCTGAAGAAAAGTACAAAGAAATTCAAGAGGCTTATGAAACGCTAGGTGATGAGCAAAAACGTGCCGCTTATGACCAATATGGTGCTGCGGGAGCTAATGGCGGCTTCGGTGGCGGCTTCGGTGGCGGATCTGGTGGCTTTGGCGGTTTCGATGGTGGTGCTGGCTTTGGTGGTTTTGAAGATATCCTCTCAAGCTTCTTTGGTGGCGGTGGAGGCATGCGTAATCCAAATGCGCCACGTCAAGGTGATGATCTTCAATACCGTGTGAATTTGAGTTTTGAAGAAGCCGTTTTTGGTGTAGAAAAAGAAGTGGTTTATAACCGTGAATCAACTTGTTCAACATGTTCTGGTACAGGTGCTAAACCTGGAACTAGCCCTGTAACATGTAGTCGTTGTCATGGCTCAGGAGTTATTAATGTTGATACACAAACACCTCTTGGTATGATGCGTCATCAAGTAACTTGTGATGTCTGCCATGGTACAGGTAAAGAAATCAAAGACCCTTGTCCTACTTGTCATGGTACTGGTCATGAAAAGAAAACTCATAAAGTATCTGTTAAGATCCCAGCAGGTGTTGAAACCGGTCAACAAATTCGCTTAAAAGGTCAAGGTGAAGCAGGCTTTAACGGCGGACCTTATGGTGACCTCTTCGTTATTATCAATGTTTTACCAAGTAAGCAATTTGAACGTAATGGCTCAACCATTTACTACAACATGAATATTAGCTTTGTTCAAGCAGCTCTTGGTGATACTGTCAAAGTGCCAACGGTGCATGGTGATGTTGAAATGACAATCCCAGCTGGAACACAAACTGGTAAGACATTCCGTCTTAAAGGTAAAGGTGCTCCGAAATTGAGTGGTGGAGGTCAAGGAGACCAACATGTAACCGTCAATATCGTAACACCAACCAAACTTAATGATGCTCAAGTCGAAGCGCTTAAAAACTTCGCAGCAGCAGGTGGTGACAAAGTTGTTAATCCTAAGAAAAAAGGATTCTTTAACAAAATGAAAGACGCCTTTGACGGTGAATAA
- the truA gene encoding tRNA pseudouridine synthase A has translation MVRYKATISYDGRLFAGFQRQPSERSVQEELEKTLQKLNSGNPVKVHGAGRTDSGVHAYGQVVHFDLPQARDVEKLRFGLDTQSPEDIDVVKVEQVSDEFHARYNKHSKTYEFLVDAGRPKNPMMRHYAMHYPYPLDLISMQEAIKDLVGTHDFTGFTASGTSVENKVRTITRATVAIDDKTGFFVFTFSGNGFLYKQVRNMVGTLLKIGNGRMPVSQIKTVLESKNRDLAGPTAAGNGLYLKEVNYDK, from the coding sequence ATGGTGAGATATAAAGCAACGATTTCCTATGACGGTAGGCTTTTTGCTGGCTTTCAACGACAGCCGAGTGAGCGTTCTGTTCAGGAAGAATTAGAAAAAACATTACAGAAATTAAATAGTGGTAATCCAGTTAAAGTGCATGGTGCTGGTCGTACAGATTCAGGGGTGCATGCTTATGGACAGGTCGTACATTTTGATCTGCCACAGGCGCGTGATGTGGAAAAATTACGATTTGGTTTGGATACGCAGTCTCCAGAAGATATAGATGTGGTGAAAGTCGAGCAAGTCAGTGATGAGTTTCATGCCCGTTACAATAAGCACAGCAAGACTTATGAGTTTTTAGTAGATGCTGGGCGACCCAAAAATCCAATGATGAGGCATTATGCGATGCATTACCCCTATCCCTTAGATTTGATAAGTATGCAAGAGGCTATTAAGGATTTGGTAGGAACACATGATTTTACAGGTTTCACGGCTTCTGGGACTTCTGTCGAAAATAAAGTTCGCACGATTACGCGAGCAACAGTTGCTATTGATGACAAAACAGGTTTCTTTGTGTTTACATTCAGTGGCAATGGCTTTCTTTACAAGCAAGTACGCAATATGGTTGGAACCTTGTTGAAAATTGGTAATGGTCGTATGCCAGTTAGTCAGATTAAGACGGTTTTAGAGTCGAAAAATCGTGATTTAGCAGGCCCTACGGCAGCGGGGAATGGTCTCTATTTAAAGGAGGTTAATTATG